From a single Brassica oleracea var. oleracea cultivar TO1000 chromosome C5, BOL, whole genome shotgun sequence genomic region:
- the LOC106292565 gene encoding peroxisome biogenesis protein 22 has translation MSESSSSSSSPTEEIVRLIKRLSAYVTFKMSSLFSTSIRNLDSRSVGAIAGLAIAVIFTWRALRTTGEPPRRQPKRRMQPAETSQSNPASSPPDVSASHEDNGVQDVVDHFFQPVKPTLGQIVRQKLSEGRKVTCRLLGVILEESSPEELQKQATVRSSVLEVLLEITKYSDLYLMERVLDDESEAKVLQALETAGVFTSGGLVKDKVLFCSTEMGRSSFVRQLEPDWHIDTNPEISTQLARFIKYQLHVSDAKPERTAPNVFCSQSIEQFFGSA, from the exons ATGTCGGAATCGTCTTCTTCGTCGTCGTCACCTACGGAAGAGATCGTTCGATTAATCAAACGATTAAGCGCTTACGTCACTTTTAAGATGTCTAGCCTCTTCTCTACATCTATTCGCAATCTG GATTCAAGATCTGTTGGCGCTATCGCTGGTCTTGCAATTGCTGTGATATTCACATGGAGGGCGTTGAGAACAACAGGGGAGCCTCCAAGAAGGCAGCCAAAACGCAGGATGCAGCCAGCTGAAACCTCTCAGTCTAATCCAGCTTCGAGCCCACCTGATGTCTCGGCGTCTCATGAGGATAACGGAGTGCAGGATGTCGTTGATCACTTCTTTCAGCCTGTCAAA CCTACACTGGGGCAGATAGTTAGGCAGAAGCTTAGTGAAGGCAGGAAG GTAACATGCCGTCTTCTTGGAGTTATTCTTGAGGAATCAAGTCCAGAAGAACTCCAA AAACAAGCAACAGTGAGGTCATCTGTCCTGGAAGTCCTCCTAGAGATTACAAAGTATTCTGATTTGTATCTCATGGAAAGAGTTCTTGACGACGAAAGCGAA GCCAAAGTTCTACAGGCTCTAGAGACTGCAGGCGTTTTCACATCTGGTGGTTTGGTCAAAGATAAG GTGCTCTTTTGTAGTACAGAGATGGGAAGAAGTTCGTTTGTTAGACAACTCGAACCTGACTGGCACATCGATACAAACCCAGAAATCAGCACTCAACTAGCT AGGTTCATAAAATATCAGCTTCACGTCTCTGACGCGAAACCAGAGAGAACGGCTCCCAACGTTTTCTGCTCACAGTCAATAGAACAGTTCTTTGGAAGTGCTTGA
- the LOC106344032 gene encoding uncharacterized protein LOC106344032, with protein MSYVQETRERGHRGTRRGRSPPHYVREDPKEEGELQDTGSANKGFQTEGKTSTSNNPQHESNGAKVNLVKVPPKPLGLENGAKAVIASETVGAGEEMAPPLVDIGKDNTGNEVMDLEETGNPIAGDEGFMCEDDDFQNLTDGEMEDLNGSQEVVLETVEEESRPKETEEKGLQVGEEEKKKGARKLLLKQTMAAGTSKKKKFRHSFHRTEMFKLDKERYEGDMESMASWFVGMRSSYLIQWMMDLISLNQAQWKNGIRMVLDKGYRSTVVFNHGWRCKVWSYGFVLDHRRGAYSWLGLIKPSAENIWNHEVY; from the exons ATGAGTTATGTGCAGGAAACTCGAGAGAGGGGGCATCGTGGCACAAGACGTGGGAGGAGTCCTCCGCATTATGTACGAGAGGATCCAAAGGAGGAAGGGGAGCTTCAAGACACAGGTAGTGCAAATAAAGGTTTTCAAACGGAGGGCAAGACTTCTACATCTAACAACCCGCAGCATGAATCGAATGGGGCCAAGGTAAACTTGGTTAAGGTTCCTCCTAAACCCTTAGGACTGGAGAATGGTGCAAAAGCTGTAATAGCTTCAGAAACTGTTGGTGCTGGGGAAGAAATGGCGCCGCCATTGGTCGACATTGGAAAGGATAATACAGGGAATGAAGTCATGGATCTAGAGGAGACTGGGAACCCTATTGCAGGTGATGAGGGTTTTATGTGTGAGGATGATGATTTCCAAAACCTCACTGATGGAGAGATGGAGGACTTGAATGGTTCACAAGAAGTGGTGTTAGAGACCGTTGAAGAAGAGTCACGACCAAAGGAAACCGAAGAGAAGGGACTACAAGTCGGGGAGGAGGAGAAGAAGAAGGGTGCTCGCAAGCTACTACTCAAGCAAACTATGGCTGCGGGAACTTCAAAGAAGAAGAAGTTCAGGCACTCCTTTCACAGAACAGAAATGTTCAAGCTCGACAAG GAACGATATGAAGGTGATATGGAGTCAATGGCTAGCTGGTTTGTAGGGATGCGATCGAGTTACTTAATACAATGGATGATGGACCTGATCTCTTTAAACCAAGCACAGTGGAAGAATGGCATAAGGATGGTGTTGGATAAG GGTTATAGGTCTACGGTGGTCTTTAATCATGGGTGGAGGTGCAAGGTTTGGAGTTATGGGTTTGTGCTGGATCATCGTAGAGGAGCATACTCTTGGCTTGGTCTCATTAAACCAAGTGCAGAGAATATATGGAACCATGAAGTGTATTAG